Proteins encoded by one window of Vibrio panuliri:
- a CDS encoding NCS2 family permease, with translation MSLESTLKEQKSPQILESIFKISERKTTVSTELYAGFITFLAMTYILAVNPAILGGIPGMDKGAVFTATALSAAIATLIMGIWGNYPVMLAPGMSMNGFFKGMLLSGSVALVWNEALFGIFLSGIIYLILSMTNIRKTLIESIPEDLKLAITVSLGMFIAFLGLKNAGIIVSNPIILVSMGDISTPQVLIAYISIFIALGCMIRDIKLATFISFVSAILLTIIADLLMGTNNAPMPEQIFSMPPSIEGTFGAVFDISGLTADKMIDLLFIVLIFLIVDFFDGLSTIVGVGRDAGIIDDDGKVPNARSALVADAGGTVIGSILGTTSITAFSESGIASSQGAKTGLAAVMVAGLFALSLFMYPIFSIFSAAMVAPAMVVVGIYMIGRLGQISWDRKESRIATFFTIMFTVLSFSPANGMAMGFLSYSFSMLVAGRGKEVHPVIYVLSLVFLVYLVML, from the coding sequence GTGAGTCTCGAATCTACCCTTAAAGAGCAAAAATCCCCGCAAATTTTAGAGTCAATCTTTAAGATTTCTGAGCGCAAAACCACCGTCAGTACAGAGCTGTATGCGGGTTTTATTACCTTCCTTGCGATGACCTATATTCTCGCAGTCAACCCTGCGATTCTAGGTGGTATTCCTGGTATGGATAAAGGGGCGGTATTTACGGCTACCGCACTGTCAGCAGCGATCGCGACGTTGATTATGGGTATTTGGGGTAACTACCCTGTGATGTTGGCCCCCGGTATGAGCATGAATGGTTTCTTCAAAGGTATGCTGCTTAGCGGATCGGTGGCCTTGGTCTGGAATGAGGCCCTGTTTGGTATCTTCCTGTCAGGCATCATTTATCTGATTCTCTCGATGACCAATATTCGCAAAACCCTGATTGAATCGATTCCAGAAGACCTTAAATTGGCGATCACGGTTTCGCTTGGCATGTTTATCGCCTTCTTAGGTTTGAAAAACGCGGGCATTATCGTTTCTAACCCGATCATCTTGGTTAGTATGGGTGACATTTCTACTCCACAAGTGCTGATTGCATACATCAGTATCTTTATCGCCTTGGGATGTATGATCCGTGATATTAAGCTCGCGACCTTTATTTCATTTGTCTCTGCGATTCTATTGACCATCATTGCTGACTTGCTGATGGGGACCAATAATGCCCCAATGCCTGAGCAGATTTTCTCGATGCCCCCAAGTATTGAAGGAACGTTTGGTGCAGTATTTGATATTTCGGGCTTAACCGCAGACAAGATGATTGATTTGCTGTTTATCGTTTTGATCTTCCTGATTGTCGATTTCTTTGATGGCTTGAGCACCATCGTTGGTGTGGGGCGTGATGCTGGCATTATTGATGATGATGGCAAAGTGCCGAATGCTCGTTCTGCTCTTGTCGCGGATGCTGGTGGTACGGTAATTGGTTCCATCTTGGGGACCACGTCGATTACCGCATTCTCTGAATCGGGTATTGCTTCTTCACAAGGTGCCAAAACAGGTCTGGCGGCAGTGATGGTTGCTGGTTTATTTGCGCTGTCGCTATTTATGTACCCAATCTTCTCGATTTTCTCTGCAGCGATGGTGGCCCCTGCGATGGTGGTGGTCGGTATCTACATGATTGGGCGTTTAGGACAAATTAGCTGGGATCGCAAAGAATCACGTATTGCTACGTTCTTTACGATTATGTTCACGGTTCTCAGTTTCTCGCCTGCAAATGGTATGGCGATGGGTTTCCTGAGTTACAGCTTCTCGATGTTGGTGGCTGGACGCGGTAAAGAAGTGCACCCAGTGATTTACGTGCTCTCATTGGTGTTCTTAGTTTACCTCGTGATGCTTTAA
- a CDS encoding beta-N-acetylhexosaminidase, with protein MLKPTLIAASVLATLSGCSSLQNSQQVVDSLADNLDVHYQVVTNHGANEGIACADLGAEWASCNRVIMTIENQGEAVASKDWTIYFHSIRLILDVDNDQFKITRVTGDLHKLEPTEKFDGFSAGEKVEIGLVGEYWQLFATDFMPGAFITAPDAEPKMIASLNTEDVASFVSGLEGNNLKRTPDDNNVFASAITRFEKNADLVQQDVSTTLIPTPLIVEERHGVVSIAKGIELSSADFAPEQYAALQTRAALLDVNLSGNLPVHTAIVPSEFPEDLAKSGAYELVIAEDGIKIVAFDQAGLFYGVQSIFALTGEKETLPTIRIIDAPRFDYRGVMVDVARNFHSKQAILATLDQMAAYKMNKLHLHLSDDEGWRLEIPGLPELTDIGGQRCFDLDEQQCLLPQLGSGPSSDNFGSGYFTKADYIDILKYAKARNIEVIPEIDMPAHARSAVVSMEARYDRLMAEGKEQQANEYRLMDPQDTSNVTTVQFYDKHSFINPCLDSSTRFVDKVISEVAAMHNEAGMPLTTWHFGGDEAKNIKLGAGFQDVSAEDKVAWKGTIDLSKQDKPFAKSPQCQALIKDGTVSDFAHLPSYFAEEVSKIVAQKGIANFQAWQDGLKYSQDGEKAFATENTRVNFWDVLYWGGTSSVYEWSAKGYDVVVSNPDYVYMDMPYEVDPQERGYYWATRATDTRKMFGFAPENMPQNAETSVDRDGNGFSGKGTIEAKPFYGLSAQLWSETVRTDEQYEYMVFPRVLAAAERAWHQAGWENDYQVGVEYSQETNLVDKSARNQDYNRFANVLGQRELAKLEKAGIDYRLPVPGAKIENGQLAMNSAFPGIELQYSIDGDNWLTYSDAQRPNVAGKVWIRSVSASGDKASRVTSLK; from the coding sequence ATGTTGAAACCAACTTTGATCGCCGCTTCGGTTTTAGCAACCTTGTCCGGTTGCTCTTCACTGCAAAACTCACAACAAGTGGTCGACTCACTGGCCGATAATTTAGATGTTCACTATCAAGTCGTGACTAACCATGGTGCCAATGAGGGAATTGCCTGTGCGGATCTTGGCGCGGAATGGGCTTCATGTAATCGAGTGATTATGACCATTGAAAACCAAGGTGAAGCCGTCGCAAGTAAGGACTGGACGATCTATTTCCACAGCATTCGTTTAATACTGGATGTTGATAACGACCAGTTTAAGATTACTCGGGTAACAGGTGACCTGCATAAACTAGAGCCGACGGAAAAGTTTGATGGCTTTTCTGCGGGAGAAAAAGTTGAGATTGGCCTAGTCGGTGAGTACTGGCAGTTATTTGCAACTGACTTTATGCCAGGCGCATTTATTACCGCACCGGATGCCGAGCCAAAAATGATCGCATCTTTAAATACTGAAGATGTGGCGAGTTTTGTCTCTGGCTTGGAAGGCAACAATTTAAAACGTACACCAGATGACAACAATGTTTTTGCATCAGCAATCACGCGTTTTGAGAAAAATGCGGATCTTGTTCAGCAAGATGTATCAACGACTCTTATTCCGACCCCATTAATTGTCGAAGAGCGCCATGGTGTTGTCAGCATTGCAAAAGGTATTGAGCTAAGCAGTGCAGATTTCGCTCCTGAGCAATATGCGGCGTTGCAGACTCGTGCGGCACTGCTGGATGTAAACCTATCAGGCAACTTGCCTGTGCATACTGCAATTGTTCCGAGTGAGTTTCCTGAAGATCTCGCTAAGTCCGGAGCATATGAGTTAGTGATTGCCGAAGATGGCATCAAGATTGTCGCATTTGATCAGGCAGGTTTGTTCTACGGCGTGCAGTCAATTTTTGCGTTGACGGGTGAAAAAGAAACTCTGCCGACCATACGTATTATCGACGCACCTCGTTTTGATTACCGAGGTGTCATGGTGGATGTTGCGCGCAACTTCCACAGTAAGCAGGCCATTCTTGCCACACTGGATCAGATGGCTGCGTACAAAATGAATAAGCTACATCTTCATCTGTCTGATGATGAAGGTTGGCGTTTAGAGATCCCAGGCCTTCCTGAGTTAACGGATATCGGCGGCCAGCGTTGTTTTGATTTGGATGAACAACAATGTCTGTTACCACAGTTAGGCTCTGGTCCTTCTTCTGATAACTTTGGCTCCGGTTACTTTACTAAAGCCGACTACATCGACATTTTGAAGTATGCCAAAGCACGTAACATTGAAGTGATCCCTGAGATTGATATGCCAGCACATGCGCGCTCAGCCGTGGTTTCGATGGAGGCGCGTTACGATCGTCTTATGGCGGAAGGGAAAGAGCAGCAAGCGAACGAGTATCGTTTGATGGATCCACAAGACACTTCCAATGTCACGACAGTGCAGTTCTATGACAAGCACAGCTTTATTAACCCATGCTTAGATTCTTCAACGCGTTTTGTCGATAAGGTAATTTCAGAAGTTGCTGCAATGCACAACGAAGCGGGTATGCCACTGACCACTTGGCACTTTGGCGGTGATGAAGCCAAAAACATCAAACTGGGCGCAGGTTTCCAAGATGTGAGTGCAGAAGATAAAGTGGCATGGAAAGGGACGATTGACCTATCTAAACAAGACAAGCCGTTTGCGAAGTCGCCTCAGTGTCAGGCATTGATTAAAGATGGCACAGTAAGTGATTTTGCTCATCTACCAAGTTACTTTGCTGAAGAAGTATCTAAGATTGTCGCGCAAAAAGGCATTGCGAACTTCCAAGCGTGGCAAGATGGCTTGAAGTACAGTCAAGATGGTGAGAAAGCCTTTGCAACTGAAAATACCCGCGTAAATTTCTGGGATGTTCTCTACTGGGGTGGGACTTCTTCAGTGTATGAATGGTCAGCGAAAGGCTATGACGTCGTAGTTTCAAATCCAGATTACGTTTACATGGATATGCCATACGAAGTGGACCCGCAAGAGCGCGGTTACTACTGGGCAACTCGTGCGACAGATACACGTAAGATGTTTGGTTTTGCGCCTGAGAACATGCCACAGAATGCGGAAACTTCTGTAGACCGTGACGGCAATGGTTTTAGTGGCAAAGGTACCATTGAAGCGAAACCTTTCTATGGGTTGTCGGCACAGCTTTGGTCAGAAACGGTTCGTACCGATGAGCAATATGAATATATGGTGTTCCCACGAGTACTCGCTGCCGCTGAGCGTGCGTGGCATCAAGCAGGTTGGGAAAACGATTACCAAGTTGGTGTCGAATACTCACAAGAGACTAACTTAGTCGATAAATCGGCTCGTAACCAAGATTACAATCGCTTTGCAAACGTGCTTGGCCAGCGTGAACTTGCGAAGTTGGAAAAAGCGGGCATCGATTATCGTTTGCCAGTCCCTGGAGCGAAGATCGAAAATGGGCAATTGGCGATGAATAGTGCGTTTCCTGGGATTGAGTTGCAATACTCTATCGATGGTGACAACTGGTTAACTTACAGTGATGCACAGCGTCCAAATGTTGCGGGTAAAGTGTGGATTCGCTCAGTTTCAGCTAGCGGTGACAAAGCGAGTCGTGTTACGTCGCTGAAGTAA
- the recG gene encoding ATP-dependent DNA helicase RecG, with amino-acid sequence MSQLLSAIPLTSLSGVGAKVAEKLEKVGLCSVQDLLFHLPLRYEDRTRVYPIVKLHAGLWAAVQGKVMSVDTLFGKRKMLTVKISDGNGTLTLRFFNFTAGMKNNFSEGKTVHAYGEIKRGNYGLEIVHPDYKFYAPNQAVESEPSLTPVYPTTDGLRQITLRNLTDQALSLLDKAAVQELLPSGLYPHQITLAEALHTIHRPPPDIDLAQFDEGKHPAQVRLIMEELLAQNLSMLAVRSKGQQDVAIPLPPVDHLKQQLLSQLPFSPTNAQARVVNEIEQDLAKPHPMMRLVQGDVGSGKTLVAALAALRAIEHGYQVALMAPTELLAEQHALNFANWFETMNIQVGWLAGKLKGKAKETELARIASGEAQMVVGTHALFQEHVEFHNLALVIIDEQHRFGVHQRLELRAKGEKQGSFPHQLIMTATPIPRTLAMTAYADLETSVIDELPPGRTPIQTVAIPDTKRNDIIERVRHACLNEGKQAYWVCTLIDESEVLEAQAAADTAEELQRLLPDVSIGLVHGRMKPAEKQAVMQAFKDNKLNLLVATTVIEVGVDVPNSSLMIIENPERLGLAQLHQLRGRVGRGSVASHCVLLYHAPLSKTAQKRLGVLRESNDGFVIAQRDLEIRGPGELLGTKQTGMADFKIADLVRDQRLVPEVQRIARHIHDNYPQNALAIINRWLGERDIYSKA; translated from the coding sequence ATGTCACAACTTCTGTCTGCTATTCCGCTTACGTCTTTAAGTGGCGTCGGTGCCAAAGTAGCGGAAAAATTGGAAAAAGTAGGCTTGTGCAGCGTACAGGACTTATTGTTCCACTTACCGCTACGCTACGAAGACCGAACTCGTGTTTATCCTATCGTTAAATTGCATGCGGGTCTTTGGGCTGCGGTGCAGGGCAAAGTGATGAGCGTAGATACCTTATTTGGTAAGCGCAAAATGCTGACGGTTAAGATTAGCGACGGAAACGGCACGCTAACTCTACGCTTTTTTAACTTTACCGCCGGCATGAAAAACAACTTTTCTGAAGGCAAAACCGTACACGCTTATGGTGAGATAAAACGCGGCAACTACGGCTTAGAAATCGTTCATCCAGACTATAAATTCTATGCACCAAACCAAGCCGTAGAAAGTGAGCCAAGCCTAACACCGGTTTACCCAACCACCGACGGATTGCGCCAAATTACCCTGCGTAATCTCACCGACCAAGCACTATCACTACTTGATAAAGCCGCAGTACAAGAGTTGCTACCAAGTGGTCTCTATCCACATCAGATTACATTGGCAGAGGCGCTGCATACTATTCATCGTCCACCGCCAGATATCGATTTAGCGCAATTTGATGAAGGAAAACACCCAGCACAAGTTCGTTTGATTATGGAGGAGTTGCTAGCGCAAAACCTCTCGATGCTAGCCGTGCGCAGCAAAGGTCAACAAGATGTCGCGATTCCGCTACCGCCAGTTGATCACCTTAAGCAACAGCTACTTAGCCAACTGCCATTTTCACCAACCAATGCACAGGCGCGTGTCGTTAATGAAATAGAGCAAGATCTTGCTAAACCCCATCCTATGATGCGTTTAGTACAAGGCGATGTAGGCTCAGGTAAAACTCTCGTTGCTGCGCTGGCAGCGCTGCGCGCGATCGAACATGGCTACCAAGTGGCATTAATGGCGCCGACTGAACTGCTTGCCGAGCAACATGCGCTCAACTTTGCTAATTGGTTTGAAACAATGAATATTCAAGTCGGCTGGCTAGCAGGCAAACTGAAAGGTAAGGCGAAAGAAACTGAGCTGGCACGAATTGCCAGTGGTGAAGCGCAGATGGTGGTCGGTACGCATGCCCTATTCCAAGAGCATGTCGAGTTTCACAACTTAGCCTTGGTGATCATCGATGAGCAGCACCGTTTCGGTGTCCACCAGCGCTTAGAACTGCGCGCTAAAGGCGAGAAGCAAGGTAGCTTCCCACACCAGTTGATCATGACTGCCACGCCGATTCCTCGCACTCTGGCGATGACTGCATACGCAGACTTGGAAACCTCGGTGATTGATGAACTACCACCGGGTCGAACCCCAATTCAAACTGTCGCGATCCCTGACACCAAACGCAACGATATCATTGAGCGTGTACGTCATGCTTGCCTTAATGAAGGCAAACAAGCGTATTGGGTATGTACGCTGATTGATGAATCAGAAGTGTTGGAGGCGCAGGCCGCAGCCGATACCGCTGAAGAATTACAGCGTCTGCTCCCCGACGTCAGCATTGGTTTGGTTCACGGGCGAATGAAACCAGCAGAAAAGCAAGCCGTGATGCAGGCATTCAAAGACAACAAGCTGAACCTTTTGGTCGCAACGACCGTTATCGAAGTCGGGGTAGATGTACCAAACTCAAGCTTGATGATCATCGAAAACCCAGAACGCCTTGGTTTAGCTCAGCTTCACCAGTTACGTGGCCGAGTGGGTCGGGGCTCGGTGGCCAGTCACTGCGTGTTGCTCTACCATGCTCCGCTATCAAAGACAGCCCAAAAACGCCTTGGCGTATTGCGCGAAAGCAATGATGGATTTGTGATTGCTCAGCGGGATCTGGAAATTCGTGGTCCCGGTGAATTGCTTGGAACCAAACAGACTGGCATGGCAGATTTCAAGATTGCCGATTTAGTTCGAGATCAGCGCTTAGTTCCCGAAGTTCAGCGCATTGCGCGTCATATTCATGACAATTACCCACAAAATGCTTTGGCAATCATCAATCGCTGGCTGGGTGAACGCGATATCTATTCTAAAGCGTAA
- the cysQ gene encoding 3'(2'),5'-bisphosphate nucleotidase CysQ, whose amino-acid sequence MPITQDLSYHLPAVIDVARAAGQLILDIYQKKEYEEFVKDDETPVTTADLAAHKFIVEKLSELTPDIPVLSEEAADISLEQRSQWDRYWLVDPLDGTQEFIARSGDFATIIALIENHKPVMGVVYGPVSGVTYYAYKGKGAWKIPDMSESVRITSHQHPGPQQPIAIAISRRQDINRITSRMSSAWNYDLVPLGSAALKACLVAEGAVDCYLRLGPTGEWDTAATQCIVEEAGGRILSTQLEPLSYNERDTLENPNFIVLGDENLPWNEILLVKD is encoded by the coding sequence ATGCCAATAACTCAAGATCTATCTTACCACCTACCAGCAGTGATTGATGTTGCGCGAGCTGCCGGACAGCTGATACTCGATATCTACCAGAAAAAAGAATACGAAGAGTTTGTCAAAGACGATGAAACGCCAGTGACCACTGCAGACTTAGCCGCACATAAGTTCATCGTTGAAAAGCTTTCAGAATTGACCCCTGATATTCCCGTGCTCTCAGAAGAGGCGGCAGATATTAGCTTAGAGCAGCGTTCGCAATGGGACCGTTATTGGCTGGTTGACCCGCTGGATGGTACACAAGAGTTTATCGCTCGCAGTGGTGACTTTGCGACCATTATTGCCTTAATCGAAAACCACAAACCAGTAATGGGTGTCGTCTATGGTCCAGTATCTGGTGTGACTTACTATGCCTACAAAGGTAAAGGGGCGTGGAAAATTCCGGATATGAGCGAAAGTGTGCGTATTACTTCGCATCAACATCCAGGGCCACAACAGCCGATTGCGATTGCGATTAGCCGACGTCAAGATATCAACCGTATTACCAGTCGCATGAGTAGTGCGTGGAATTACGATTTGGTGCCGTTAGGTTCGGCAGCACTTAAAGCATGTTTGGTGGCTGAGGGTGCCGTCGATTGCTATTTACGTCTAGGTCCTACTGGTGAGTGGGATACGGCTGCGACCCAGTGTATCGTAGAAGAGGCGGGTGGACGCATCCTGAGTACTCAATTAGAGCCACTTTCCTATAACGAGCGCGATACACTAGAAAATCCCAATTTCATTGTATTAGGTGACGAGAATTTACCTTGGAATGAGATTTTGTTGGTAAAAGACTAA
- the gmk gene encoding guanylate kinase, whose product MGKGTLYIVSAPSGAGKSSLISAMLETNPTYAMKVSVSHTTRGMRPGEQDGVHYHFVQKELFEELIEQGQFLEYAEVFGNYYGTSRVWIEDNLDKGIDVFLDIDWQGARQIREQMPLAKSIFILPPSNGELERRLNTRGQDSEAVIAKRMAEAKSEISHYSEYDYVIVNDDFDNALMDFKAIIRAERLKQDKQAAKYKGMLDALLAE is encoded by the coding sequence ATGGGCAAAGGTACTCTATATATCGTCTCAGCACCGAGTGGCGCGGGCAAATCTAGCTTGATCTCAGCGATGCTGGAAACTAATCCAACATACGCGATGAAAGTATCTGTGTCTCACACAACGCGCGGCATGCGCCCGGGTGAGCAAGATGGTGTGCACTATCACTTTGTGCAAAAAGAGCTGTTTGAAGAACTGATTGAGCAAGGCCAGTTCCTTGAGTACGCTGAAGTATTCGGTAACTACTACGGCACTTCACGAGTTTGGATTGAAGACAACCTAGACAAAGGTATCGATGTATTTCTTGATATCGACTGGCAAGGTGCGCGTCAAATTCGCGAGCAAATGCCATTGGCAAAAAGCATCTTCATCCTACCACCATCAAACGGTGAGTTAGAGCGCCGCCTCAACACTCGTGGTCAAGATAGCGAAGCTGTTATTGCGAAACGCATGGCAGAAGCAAAATCAGAAATTTCTCACTATAGCGAATATGACTACGTTATTGTGAACGACGACTTTGATAATGCACTGATGGACTTTAAAGCAATCATCCGTGCAGAAAGATTGAAGCAAGATAAACAAGCTGCTAAATATAAAGGCATGCTTGACGCTTTATTGGCTGAGTAA
- the trmH gene encoding tRNA (guanosine(18)-2'-O)-methyltransferase TrmH translates to MNLERYQRIQQVLKARQTDLTVCMEEVHKPNNVSAVVRTADAAGLHKIHAIWPDKMRTLTHTSAGARNWVEVDNHHTIEDAVAQLKAQGMQILVTNLSDTAVDFRQIDYTKPTAIILGSEKVGASEQAKKLADQDIIIPMMGMVQSLNVSVASAIILYEAQRQRQEAGMYNNEQSALPQEVIHRTLFERGHPVLAKVAKRKNLPYPPLDDEGQIVADDAWWAEMQKK, encoded by the coding sequence ATGAATCTAGAACGCTACCAACGTATCCAACAAGTACTCAAGGCTCGCCAAACCGACCTAACCGTGTGCATGGAAGAAGTGCATAAACCCAATAATGTCTCAGCGGTTGTGCGCACAGCAGACGCTGCTGGTTTACATAAGATCCACGCTATCTGGCCGGATAAAATGCGCACCTTAACCCACACTTCGGCAGGCGCACGTAACTGGGTTGAGGTGGATAACCATCACACCATCGAAGATGCTGTTGCACAGCTCAAAGCGCAAGGGATGCAGATTCTCGTCACCAACTTGTCCGATACCGCCGTCGACTTTCGCCAAATTGATTACACCAAGCCAACGGCAATTATCCTCGGCAGTGAGAAAGTTGGTGCGTCTGAGCAAGCCAAAAAACTGGCTGACCAAGACATTATCATTCCAATGATGGGGATGGTGCAGTCGCTGAATGTTTCCGTTGCCAGTGCAATCATTCTTTACGAAGCACAGCGTCAACGCCAAGAAGCGGGCATGTACAACAATGAACAAAGCGCTTTGCCACAAGAAGTGATTCACCGCACTCTGTTTGAACGTGGTCATCCTGTACTAGCCAAAGTCGCAAAACGCAAAAATCTGCCATACCCACCACTCGATGACGAAGGTCAAATCGTCGCTGACGACGCTTGGTGGGCGGAGATGCAGAAAAAATAA
- the spoT gene encoding bifunctional GTP diphosphokinase/guanosine-3',5'-bis pyrophosphate 3'-pyrophosphohydrolase, with translation MYLFDSLKDVAQEYLTEPQIEALRQSYVVAKNAHEGQTRSSGEPYIIHPVAVSRILAEMRLDLETLQAALLHDVIEDCDVSKEDLEEQFGNSVAELVDGVSKLDKLKFRDRKEAQAENFRKMVLAMVQDIRVILIKLADRTHNMRTLGALRPDKKRRIARETLEIYSPLAHRLGIHNIKTELEELGFEALYPNRYRVLKEVVKAARGNRKEMIQRIHGEIEGRLEDVGLKARVVGREKNLFSIYNKMKTKEQRFHTIMDIYAFRVIVDSADTCYRVLGQVHSLYKPRPGRVKDYIAVPKANGYQSIHTSMVGPHGVPVEVQIRTEDMDQMADKGVAAHWSYKGNGERTGTTAQVKAQRWMQSLLELQQSAGNSFEFIENVKSDLFPDEIYVFTPKGRIVELPLGATAVDFAYAVHTDVGNACVGARVDRNPYPLSKALKNGQTVEIISAPGARPNAAWLNYVVTSRARTKIRQVLKTMRREESITLGRRLLNHALGRHNIDSIYPENIQEVLTDLRLESVDDLLAAIGLGELMSIVIARRLLGDTDELTTTSSIPSNGTKKLPIRGAEGILLTFANCCHPIPDDHIIAHVSPGRGLVVHRETCPNVRGYQREPDKYMAVAWSEDYDQEFTAELRVDVQNRQGALAELTNVISKTGSNIHGLSTKERDGRLYTVTVLLTTKDRVHLASIMRRIKAMPQTLRVRRRKH, from the coding sequence TTGTATCTATTCGATAGCCTCAAAGACGTTGCCCAAGAATACCTAACAGAGCCTCAAATTGAGGCTCTGCGTCAATCTTATGTGGTAGCGAAAAATGCCCATGAAGGGCAAACCCGTTCGAGCGGGGAACCTTATATCATCCACCCTGTTGCGGTTTCTCGCATCCTGGCTGAAATGCGTCTGGATCTTGAGACACTGCAAGCGGCTCTGCTGCACGATGTCATCGAAGATTGTGACGTCAGCAAAGAAGACCTTGAAGAACAATTTGGCAACTCAGTCGCTGAATTGGTGGACGGTGTATCTAAGCTGGATAAGCTTAAATTTCGTGATCGCAAAGAAGCTCAAGCAGAGAACTTCCGCAAGATGGTCCTTGCTATGGTGCAAGACATCCGCGTTATTCTGATCAAGCTGGCTGACCGCACACACAATATGCGTACGCTGGGTGCTTTGCGCCCTGACAAAAAGCGTCGTATCGCCCGTGAAACCCTTGAAATCTATTCACCTCTAGCACACCGCCTTGGTATCCATAATATTAAGACAGAACTGGAAGAGCTTGGCTTTGAAGCCCTCTATCCAAACCGCTACCGCGTTCTTAAAGAAGTGGTCAAAGCGGCGCGCGGTAACCGCAAAGAGATGATCCAACGTATCCACGGTGAAATCGAGGGTCGTCTAGAAGATGTCGGTCTTAAAGCTCGCGTGGTCGGTCGTGAAAAAAACCTGTTCTCCATCTATAACAAGATGAAAACCAAAGAGCAGCGTTTCCACACCATTATGGACATCTACGCATTTCGCGTGATTGTCGACAGTGCTGACACTTGTTATCGCGTACTTGGTCAAGTCCACAGCTTGTATAAGCCGCGTCCAGGTCGCGTGAAAGATTACATCGCAGTACCTAAAGCAAACGGCTACCAATCTATCCACACTTCAATGGTGGGCCCTCACGGCGTCCCTGTAGAAGTGCAGATCCGTACTGAAGATATGGATCAAATGGCGGATAAAGGTGTAGCTGCGCACTGGTCATACAAAGGCAACGGCGAGCGTACAGGCACAACGGCGCAAGTAAAAGCGCAACGCTGGATGCAAAGCTTGCTGGAACTGCAACAAAGCGCTGGTAACTCGTTTGAATTTATCGAAAACGTAAAATCCGATCTGTTCCCAGATGAGATTTACGTCTTTACGCCAAAAGGACGTATCGTTGAACTGCCGTTGGGTGCAACCGCGGTGGACTTTGCTTATGCGGTACATACTGACGTTGGTAATGCCTGTGTGGGTGCGCGAGTGGATCGCAATCCATACCCACTAAGCAAAGCGCTGAAGAATGGGCAAACGGTCGAGATCATCAGTGCGCCTGGTGCGCGTCCGAATGCTGCATGGCTAAACTACGTCGTGACATCGCGTGCTCGCACAAAGATTCGTCAAGTGCTTAAGACCATGCGTCGTGAAGAATCGATTACCCTAGGTCGTCGACTACTTAACCATGCACTTGGTCGCCACAATATTGATTCAATCTATCCAGAGAACATTCAGGAAGTACTGACTGACCTGCGCTTGGAAAGCGTTGATGACCTATTGGCAGCCATCGGTCTAGGTGAGTTGATGAGTATCGTCATTGCTCGTCGCTTGCTCGGTGATACTGATGAGTTAACGACAACAAGTTCAATCCCTAGCAACGGAACCAAGAAGCTGCCGATTCGCGGAGCTGAAGGTATTTTGCTGACGTTTGCTAACTGCTGTCATCCAATTCCAGATGATCACATTATTGCTCACGTCTCTCCGGGTCGAGGATTAGTCGTTCACCGTGAAACGTGTCCAAACGTACGCGGTTATCAACGAGAGCCAGATAAGTACATGGCAGTGGCGTGGTCAGAAGATTATGACCAAGAGTTTACTGCTGAGCTGCGGGTGGACGTGCAAAACCGCCAAGGGGCTTTGGCAGAACTCACCAATGTCATCTCTAAGACGGGCTCAAATATTCATGGTCTCTCGACTAAAGAGCGCGATGGTCGCCTTTATACTGTCACAGTGTTGCTGACGACCAAAGACCGTGTGCATCTAGCCAGTATTATGCGTCGCATTAAAGCGATGCCACAGACATTGCGTGTCCGTCGCCGCAAACACTAA
- the rpoZ gene encoding DNA-directed RNA polymerase subunit omega, translating into MARVTVQDAVEKVGNRFDLVLIAARRARQMQTGGKDSLVPEENDKQTVIALREIEEGLITKEILDARERQEQQEQEAAELAAVSSIAHGR; encoded by the coding sequence ATGGCACGCGTAACTGTTCAAGACGCTGTTGAAAAAGTTGGCAACCGTTTCGACCTAGTACTGATTGCGGCACGCCGCGCACGTCAAATGCAAACTGGCGGCAAAGATTCACTAGTGCCAGAAGAGAACGATAAGCAAACGGTTATCGCTCTGCGCGAAATCGAAGAAGGTCTTATCACGAAAGAAATCCTTGATGCACGTGAGCGTCAAGAGCAACAAGAGCAAGAAGCAGCGGAACTGGCAGCAGTTAGCAGCATCGCTCACGGTCGCTAA